A single Saccharomyces paradoxus chromosome II, complete sequence DNA region contains:
- the BSD2 gene encoding Bsd2p (Heavy metal ion homeostasis protein~similar to YBR290W) has protein sequence MPEQESLIGQEMSTLHAGSSADNINFGNAERARDTQTGVEGETEIGSNEEEDSIEDEGSSSGGNSTTERLVPHQLREQAARHIGKIGRHFNILDRLFKKRTQQSSDLQQGAMFDGVFSNLSAKPDTTETERNNEQDIPPTYDEAAADMAPSYYGMDLNNSDIYYDEICIEGLPVGNIANLLWNIIVSTSFQFIGFLITYILHTSHAAKQGSRFGLGLTFIGYGYSMIPNDVTSKVGKNKSLNRMELEDPNEFDDVRLNSQITTQDKFESHLNHGLEEEKQNIPWLAIFVAFLGAFITLKSIYDYIQVKKMEKKYLNQSQNQA, from the coding sequence ATGCCGGAGCAAGAATCACTTATAGGGCAGGAAATGAGTACTCTTCATGCAGGTTCATCTGCTGATAACATAAATTTTGGAAACGCCGAGCGAGCTAGAGACACACAAACCGGCGTAGAAGGAGAAACAGAGATAGGATCTAACGAGGAAGAAGATAGCATAGAGGATGAGGGAAGCAGCAGCGGAGGAAACAGTACAACGGAAAGGCTAGTACCACACCAGTTGAGGGAACAAGCTGCCAGGCATATAGGCAAAATAGGAAGACATTTTAATATTCTTGATAGACTTTTTAAGAAACGTACACAACAGTCTTCGGATTTACAACAGGGTGCCATGTTTGATGGTGTCTTTAGCAACTTAAGCGCAAAACCAGATACCACAGAAACTGAACGTAATAACGAACAAGATATACCACCTACGTACGATGAAGCAGCTGCTGATATGGCCCCCTCGTATTATGGAATGGATTTGAACAATTCAGATATTTATTACGATGAAATATGCATCGAGGGCCTCCCCGTAGGAAATATAGCAAATTTATTATGGAATATTATTGTAAGCACGAGTTTCCAGTTCATTGGGTTTTTAATAACCTACATTTTACACACATCGCACGCAGCAAAGCAAGGCTCAAGATTTGGTTTGGGGCTAACCTTTATTGGATATGGTTATTCAATGATTCCCAACGATGTTACTTCCAAAGTTggcaaaaataaaagcttAAATAGAATGGAATTAGAGGATCCAAATGAATTCGATGATGTTCGTCTAAATTCACAAATAACGACGCAAGACAAATTTGAATCACATTTGAATCATGGTttggaggaagaaaaacaaaatatacCATGGCTGGCTATTTTTGTGGCATTTCTTGGTGCATTTATTACTTTGAAAAGTATATACGACTACATtcaagtgaaaaaaatggagaagAAATATCTCAATCAAAGTCAAAATCAAGCATAA
- the CTP1 gene encoding Ctp1p (Mitochondrial inner membrane citrate transporter~similar to YBR291C) has translation MSNKATKSDVDPLHSFLAGSLAGAAEACITYPFEFAKTRLQLIDKASKASRNPLVLIYKTAKTQGIGSIYVGCPAFIVGNTAKAGIRFLGFDTIKDLLRDRETGELSGTRGVIAGLGAGLLESVAAVTPFEAIKTALIDDKQSAKPKYHNNGRGVIRNYSSLVRDKGFSGLYRGVLPVSMRQAANQAVRLGCYNKIKTLIQDYTNSPKDKPLSSGLTFIVGAFSGIVTVYSTMPLDTVKTRMQSLDSTKYSSTVNCFATIFKEEGLKTFWKGATPRLGRLVLSGGIVFTIYEKVLVMLA, from the coding sequence ATGTCTAATAAAGCAACAAAAAGTGACGTGGATCCATTGCACTCGTTTTTGGCAGGGTCCCTAGCCGGTGCTGCTGAAGCATGTATAACATACCCCTTTGAGTTTGCCAAAACAAGGCTGCAATTGATTGATAAGGCTTCCAAGGCGTCAAGAAATCCTCTAGTGTTGATATATAAAACTGCGAAAACTCAAGGCATTGGTTCCATTTACGTTGGATGCCCTGCATTTATTGTCGGTAACACCGCTAAGGCGGGTATTAGATTTCTTGGGTTTGATACTATCAAAGACTTACTTAGAGACCGTGAAACTGGAGAGCTAAGCGGTACAAGAGGAGTGATCGCTGGGCTAGGAGCGGGGCTATTAGAAAGTGTTGCTGCAGTGACGCCTTTTGAAGCAATCAAAACTGCCTTGATCGACGATAAACAATCTGCTAAACCAAAATACCACAATAATGGGCGTGGCGTGATACGAAATTATTCATCATTAGTTCGTGATAAAGGGTTTTCTGGCCTTTATCGTGGTGTTTTGCCAGTTTCTATGAGGCAGGCTGCAAACCAAGCCGTTAGGTTGGGTTGTTACAACAAGATTAAGACCTTAATTCAAGATTATACAAATTCGCCAAAAGACAAACCGTTATCATCCGGTTTAACCTTTATAGTGGGTGCATTTAGTGGTATAGTGACAGTCTATTCCACTATGCCTCTTGATACTGTGAAAACAAGAATGCAAAGTTTAGATTCCACCAAGTATTCCTCTACCGTAAATTGTTTTGCAACCatattcaaagaagaagggtTAAAGACGTTTTGGAAGGGTGCCACCCCTAGACTAGGGAGATTAGTCCTGAGTGGTGGTATTGTTTTTACAATCTACGAAAAGGTTCTAGTTATGCTAGCCTGA